In Nematostella vectensis chromosome 12, jaNemVect1.1, whole genome shotgun sequence, the genomic window GTGAACTAATAGTTGAGGAAGCCGATGGCTCCTACCAATGTTGCATAAGGAGTGATGAGTTCGCCGAGAAAATACAAGATGACCTGGTGTTGGCTATTTTTTATGATCGGCCACTGCAATCAAACTAAAAAACTCACTACTAACACTTAGCGCACTTAGGGGCTAGCTTTGATCAGGTTCCTTAGACTTGGACTTGTGGAAGGGCCCTTGTGGAAATATCGATAGTATAGTGATCACAGTGCGACGTTAAAAAATATAACCGAAATATCATCAAATTTAATTCACTAATTCGCCGTTAAATGTTGTCCAGAAGAGAAGTCGAGAATACGCCTTACCAATACCTTTCTGGTGGATGTACTAGAGTGAAGAATTATTTCAGAATAAGTCAGAaatctttatcttttttttttgtaaattcctaAGTTTGAGGTTTTagtaaatataattattttagaAGTTGGCATTTCTAATGCCCTATCATAGCGGGTATAAGCTGAGAGTCCGTCTTGGCGTGTCACTCGTACTGGCTATCCACTTTTTAGCTCACAGTTATTAGTTGTAATTTGCGCAGATCAAGCAAGTGTGCTCTTGTTGTTAAAATCAAGGCGAAGCAACTGTAGAACATTTTTATAGGAATATGTATGTATAATGCCAGAGATAAATCTGCAAGTCCTTTTTCTGCCGTTACATGACGCTAGAAATATTGACGAATAAAAGTTTTGATTTTGGTATGCTGTGTTTGTCCTTCTGCTCTGTTTACGCTCAAGGCAAATTGCAATGATGAAAAGCCCTACttgagacaaagaaatgtctGCCCTGCAGCTCTCGGTAAAATGAGGAGTGTGCGAAGTCGTGCGGACAAAATGGGCAAAGAAAATCACTAAAAAAGAGATCGGACTATCAAGCATTTGTTTCTAAATGGATTCCTTGGCGAACTATGGCGTTATTATTACTACTATGTCCTTAAAACGAATTTCAGCTGAATCCTCATATTGCTTAGCTCTGGACTCCGCGCTATGAAGACCAATAATTTCACCGACAGCCTGTTGTTTGTAGTGCATGCAAAGCAGGCTAGGGTCACAGTGGATCACCGCATTCGACCAATCCTGTGCATCATAATAACGCAACAATAAAGTATTGGGTTCCTTCATTCTAGGAAACCGCGCCTTGATTGGCGTCGGTTATAAGTATGCCGCTTTTGGatataatcaataaacttCGATAAACCTATTTATTGACGAAATTCCATGCGAAATTAAATAAGGAGTACAAACGGTGCGACTGCAACCATCTATCTCGAGAGAAACAGAAACCGAGATCGGGGTTCTTCTTTTCTCTTGATGCAAAGCAACTTTTTGTAACATTGATTATCGAGTAAATTCCGGCTCCTGTTTAACATTGACTGTTTCACGATCATTCAAAATACAGCTCTTGTCTCTGTGGATTTACTTCGCCGAGTGAACCGAAATGTTTTAGTGTGTAAGGGGCAAAGGGTGAGTGCTTGAAGATTACCACTGATTGGTTAAGGAGATTCTTAGCTGGGGGATTTTTTGAATAATGTCACACGCTCAGGTCTTCGGGTTGTGCGCTTcaaataacagcaacagtCTGACAAGATAGACAGATAGCATTGAAAATCGCTCGGGTATACAGTTGATATTTAGAACATAGTATACCAACTGAAATATGATTGAAGTTATTGAGGGGAGAGTTGTGCTGTCTTCAAAGCCTGAATACGTCTTGGATTTTGATGAGTTTACGCGACAAGGCGAAGCTTCCGAAAGTGGAAATCTGAAGAGTAAGCTGCTCAAAGCTGCAATGGATGCATGGAACCTTAAGCAAGACGACAAAGGGTCCCTTTTATGGGCCCTGGAGCTGTTCCAATTGTTAACCTTGCAAATCCAACCCAACAACCTGCCAAGATTTCCGTATCAAGAGAGCCAAATTAACGTATGGTTTTCGTACTCCAGAGACTGCAATCAGAACTTGCCTAATGTTATGATGATCAACCTCGATTCGCACGGGAAGGAGACGAATACCCATCATTTGCAGAACGAGCTTCAGTTTCCTGATGGTCTATTGGAGAGGGATCACCGTCTCTTCTACCATGGGACGAACCACATGAGCGCTCAGTCGATCTTACGAGATGGAATCGACCTCGACAAATGCCGCCCGCAACTTGACTTTAGCGTGTCTCGTGGATTCTACTTGAACAACAACTTTGACGAAGCGGAGGAATGGGGATTCAGTAGAGGGGGCGGGAGAGGGAAATGCGCAGTTCTGGTATTCAGAATAAAGCAGAACATTTTAAATAGACAAAATCACGTGGACCTGACAGGGACAGAACAAGAAGAAGAATGGAGGCGAATTGTCAAAGGGTGCAGAAATGGCGATAGAAAAATATCTAAGGAACTAAAAAGAAAGGATTTTGTGCAAGGACCGATAGCCGGACTATCAAAGAGGGCAGGAGGATATAGTATCCATATTAAGGAAGGCAGTTATCAATTGTGCATACTGTCGGATGACCTAGCGAGTACTTTTGATTGTGCGCTGCATTCTGTCGTATTTTACACCAGGGACTAACACGCTAAGGACGGACACAATGAGAACATTGAGCCACATTCAAATGGATGAATGGTACATTGGTACATTGGGTTATCGCTTTAAACATTGAATTTACGAGACTAACGTTTGTTTGTGGTTTTAGACTCAATTTACAATGAATCAATAGGTAAACCCATCAACCTAGATGGAACCTTCAAGTAATGCGAAATTTCTATAAATGTACAGGAAAAGAATGTAAATAGATGTATTATTATGACATATACCGCATATCGTATGTCTCCAATATGTCTCCAATATTATCGATTTTTTGGAGTTAATTTGAGTTTTAGTTATGAGTCGAAAGGTCGTGTGCTGTGTGTAAGAGGGAGAATGTGGAAGAATGCTGCCAATAGCAAGTGTAGGTATGGCAGCAAAAGGCACGCTCTCAGCTTttagggtgtgtgtgtgtgctgGAGAGGGGTGGATGGGGGGATTCGTCTTTCAATGCTCCCCACTAAATCGCAAATTCATACTTTAGTCAATACAAGCCGCGTTTCCACTTGGCCGCGAAGATTCTTAAGTTGAACTCATCTTGGCAGTAGTCGCCAAGACAATTTTTGGAGTTTGTTTATTTCTAAACTCGCCTAACAAAATGGCAACATGGAAGTATTTTTGAACAACCTTTGAACTGGATCTGTGTCGCGACTAGGACGCTATATTTTTGTCggtcaaaaagtgggtcatttcttattaaggaatgtTCAagtactatgctttttccatttgatacctatgactgcctcctccccctcagccaatcctgggtaacGGCCTAAATGGTGATTATTGTGCAGACCCTACTATTACTTGAATCTCATTCACGCGGTTTCCCAAGATGATAATCCACAATAGGCAACTTGCACTTAGAGATCACGTGATTCTtgagtggtgatggtggtggtgatggtgatgatggtgatggtggtggtgatgatggtgttgatggtggtggtgttggtgatgatggtgatggtgatgatagtgattgtggtgatgatggtggtggtgatgatgatggtggtgatgatgatggtgttgatggtgatggtgatggtgatggtgatggtgttgatggtgatggtgatggtgatggtgatggtgttgatggtgatggtgatgatgatgatgatgatgatggtggtgttgatggtcgtgattatgatggtgatagtaatgatgatggtgatggcgatggtgttaatggtggtgatgttatggtgatgatgatcatggtgGTGCTAGTGTTTATGGTGACGTTTTTGGTGATGTTGGTATTTATgtttgatgatgttgatagcGTTGTTGGTAGTGAAAGATGTgatgaaattatttttttagttgatAGTGGTGAATAAGTTATATGGTAAATtatatgattatttttttaaaaaatgggggtaagtAATCCATACTCtgttgtatattttttttcactgccAGATCTCTTGTGAacgctaatttttttttcgcgccTTTTTGTGTGCGCTCTCAGGGATTAGGGTGTGCATTCGCCAGATGGCGCtaattactgggatacctgtggtagcccagtcacAAAATGCAACTGGTTTGATTATATAATGCTAGTAAAATAATGACGGCGTTGTAGGGCACTCTCTCGTACGTTCTATTTCCAccttttatcttttttctaaaatcgcgctttaaaaaaatgattacgGTGAAATCATAGTTGAATACACAAACGGAATCCTTGGTAACAGGAGGTCCATTGAAACCAAGAATATTTTAACTGTGACGGAGCGCACCTAGATGTTTTCTCTATAGAGTCTTCACACTTTACTTTGAAATTCAGTTCAGTTCAGTTTGAAATAGTTCAATTATACATTAGTTCAATCATACATGGAACTATTACGAGACATGAGTCACGAGTTAAACCAACCAAAAATGCTTTAGATGTTACACCATGACAGTATGACCCCAGATTAGATTCACGGAATATGATTGGCTCGCTTATATACGAAAGTGAATCCGATTGGTCGTGAACATAACAGAGTAGACAGATGTGATGTCGTGGCAAGCGTTAAAGCATGTTGTGTCGCTATCGTGGTGAAACGCAAACTGAAAAATCCTTTCCCTTGCGAACCCctgttttctgttttctcCGGAACAAAGATTATTTCGTTATTCTTAAAGGATGGCGCAACCTCTTAGAACAACTTATGATATTGTCCTTCCTCGTCTTTTCAAGGAACACCTTGAAAGCTCTGTCGAAAATCGCGAGGCAGGCAGTGTTCCATTGCGGAAAACTATGTCTAGCGACGAACATTTTCTAGAACAGGAAGAACAGATCTCGGAGAACGTTAAGGATTTTGGATCACCTGCGGATGCTGGAAACGACTTGGAGGCTTCTATTCAAAAAGCAAAAGAAAGGTTGGACGCATGGAAGGCGAAGTTTTTAAAAGAGGAAGCCGAAAATGTTTTGAGGGATTCACAGGGAGTGTTGTCTACCCCAATGACACCAACACCATTCGAAATCTTATGTCGTCAAGGAGTGTTCGTGCCGTTTCAAATGATAAAGACAAAGCTCGTTCACGATCTATTTAATTGttcatttttacttgaaaATTTCTTGGGGATAATTTCTCGTGAAGATGACGAAACTCTGTTTCAATCTTTGAAGGGATACCTTATTCGTACACAAGAAGTCGTGCGCCATTTTGAATGCTTTCTTTCAGATCAGGAAGAGTGTAATATGGAAGTCGAAATTAAGATCGCCAAACTGCAGACTGTTTTGAACAATCAACTAGAGCTGGTCAGTAAAAGTATGACTGATATCGAATTCGATCAATTCCTCTTAGACAAGGACGAAAGGCGTTTTAACGATTCTAAACCCCAATTATGCCATGCGCTTGGACTATCGCTTAACTTCCTCGATCGACTGGACTCGGTTTCAGAAACATATAGGGATCATCAGACACTTTCAGAATGGACTTTGATGTATCTTAAGGACGATTTGGAGGAAATGATGGTTGGTCGTGATGTTCTTACTAAAGAGGATTTAGTAAGGGTGGGTTTTCGCGAGAATAGTCGCGCAGTCGAGACCATCTTGCGGCGCGCGCAAACTTTACGTTATCATGTAGATCCGGTCGAGCTTGTCCTACGTTATGTCGAGGATGAATTCAAATTCAACCCGAACCTTGTGTTTTTAGAGGAGCAGTTCCTTGGGCCATTACCAAGATTCCCATTTCATAACATCCCAAACAGATCATTTTCCCTTGTGCAACAGAAGTTTAATGTCCTCAACATTCGAGTTAGTAATGAGATTGAAGGAGAGGAATTTGTTAACCACACGTTATCTGAATTAGAAGACCCTTCTTGTGTTTTGCGCTTTCATGGGACTGATCACAGAAGCGCAGATGACATTATAAAATCAGGGATATACGTAGACTTTGGCCATGCGAAGAGAGATTTTAGTGATGGTTCAGGGTTTTATCTTTCAAATGACTTTAAGCAAAGCGAAGCCTTTGCCATGTATCAGACGAGGAAGCCAGCAGTTTTGGTGTTTCGCGTTCCAAAAGAGTCGATGGAGACAGCGCGCGTATTAGATCTTAAGAGCAACCGACAGTTATGGGAGGAAATCGTGTCTAGTTTCAGGCGCGGGCGAGCGGACGCAAATCTTCGAAAACAGATGCGACAGTACGATGTTATCGAAGGCCCCGTTGCAAAAGTGCGCAGTTCGACAAGCGAAGGTGAACTAATAGTTGAGGAAGCCGATGGCTCCTACCAATGTTGCATAAGGAGTGATGAGTTCGCCGAGAAAATACAAGATGACCTGGTGTTGGCTATTTTTTATGATCGGCCACTGCAATCAAACTAAAAAACTCACTACTAACACTTAGCGCACTTAGGGGCTAGCTTTGATCAGGTTCCTTAGACTTGGACTTGTGGAAGGGCCCTTGTGGAAATATCGATAGTATAGTGATCACAGTGCGACGTTAAAATATATTACCGAAATATCATCAAATTTAATTCGCTCATGCGCCGTTAAATGTTGTCCAGAAGAGAAATCGAGAATACGCCTTACCAATACATTTTTGGTGGATGTACTAGAGTGAAGAATTATTTCAGAATAAGTCAGAaatctttatcttttttttgtacattGCTAAGTTTGAGGTTTTagtaaatataattattttagaAGTTGGCATTTCTAATGCCCTATCATAGCGGGTATAAGCTGAGAGTCCGTCTTGGCGTGTCACTCGTACTGGCTATCCACTTTTTAGCTCATAGTTATTAGTTGTAATTTGCGCAGATCAAGCAAGTGTGCTCTTGTTGTTTAAATCAAGGCGAAGCAACTGTAGAAAATTTTTATAGGAATATGTATGTATAATGCCAGAGATAAATCTGTCTAAGTCCTTTCCCTGCTGTTACATGACGCTAGAAATATTGACGAATAAAAGTTTTGATTTTGGTATGCTGTGTTTGTCCTTCTGCTCTGTTTACGCTCAAGGCAAATTGCAATGATGAAAAGCCCTACttgagacaaagaaatgtctGCCCTGCAGCTCTCGGTAAAATGAGGAGTGTGCGAAGTCGTGCGGACAAAATGGGCAAAGAAAATCACTAAAAAAGAGATCGGACTATCAAGCATTTGTTTCT contains:
- the LOC116603668 gene encoding uncharacterized protein LOC116603668 — its product is MAQPLRTTYDIVLPRLFKEHLESSVENREAGSVPLRKTMSSDEHFLEQEEQISENVKDFGSPADAGNDLEASIQKAKERLDAWKAKFLKEEAENVLRDSQGVLSTPMTPTPFEILCRQGVFVPFQMIKTKLVHDLFNCSFLLENFLGIISREDDETLFQSLKGYLIRTQEVVRHFECFLSDQEECNMEVEIKIAKLQTVLNNQLELVSKSMTDIEFDQFLLDKDERRFNDSKPQLCHALGLSLNFLDRLDSVSETYRDHQTLSEWTLMYLKDDLEEMMVGRDVLTKEDLVRVGFRENSRAVETILRRAQTLRYHVDPVELVLRYVEDEFKFNPNLVFLEEQFLGPLPRFPFHNIPNRSFSLVQQKFNVLNIRVSNEIEGEEFVNHTLSELEDPSCVLRFHGTDHRSADDIIKSGIYVDFGHAKRDFSDGSGFYLSNDFKQSEAFAMYQTRKPAVLVFRVPKESMETARVLDLKSNRQLWEEIVSSFRRGRADANLRKQMRQYDVIEGPVAKVRSSTSEGELIVEEADGSYQCCIRSDEFAEKIQDDLVLAIFYDRPLQSN
- the LOC116603673 gene encoding uncharacterized protein LOC116603673, translated to MIEVIEGRVVLSSKPEYVLDFDEFTRQGEASESGNLKSKLLKAAMDAWNLKQDDKGSLLWALELFQLLTLQIQPNNLPRFPYQESQINVWFSYSRDCNQNLPNVMMINLDSHGKETNTHHLQNELQFPDGLLERDHRLFYHGTNHMSAQSILRDGIDLDKCRPQLDFSVSRGFYLNNNFDEAEEWGFSRGGGRGKCAVLVFRIKQNILNRQNHVDLTGTEQEEEWRRIVKGCRNGDRKISKELKRKDFVQGPIAGLSKRAGGYSIHIKEGSYQLCILSDDLASTFDCALHSVVFYTRD